The following are from one region of the Paenibacillus bovis genome:
- a CDS encoding CsbD family protein — translation MDNHKDNGLGDKIKGAVSKVKGEAKDQYGNATDNASLQAEGKLDKAKGEFQQRVGEAKDRH, via the coding sequence ATGGATAATCATAAAGATAATGGTCTGGGCGATAAAATCAAAGGTGCAGTCTCCAAAGTAAAAGGCGAAGCCAAAGATCAATATGGTAACGCTACTGATAACGCGTCCCTGCAAGCTGAAGGTAAACTGGATAAAGCCAAAGGCGAATTCCAGCAGCGTGTCGGCGAAGCCAAAGACCGCCACTAA
- a CDS encoding NAD(P)H-dependent oxidoreductase, whose product MNKEQRKQEILAAYEARHATKAFDAEQKISEDDFDFILETGRLSPSSVGSEPWKFLVVQNMDLRNKLREVTWGAQGQLPTASHFVIILARKNVRYDSAYLREQMVEVKQMPEEVFNQALGRYREFQENDLNLLESERALFDWASKQTYIALGNMMTAAAEIGIDSCPIEGFHMESVEKILSDEGLLENGEFGVSVMAAFGYRTDKELRPKARRTKEQVVQWIN is encoded by the coding sequence ATGAATAAAGAGCAAAGAAAACAGGAAATTTTGGCCGCTTACGAAGCCAGACATGCTACCAAAGCATTTGATGCAGAGCAAAAAATCTCTGAGGACGATTTTGACTTTATTTTGGAGACAGGCCGACTGTCACCAAGCTCGGTTGGTTCCGAGCCTTGGAAATTCCTCGTGGTTCAGAATATGGATCTGCGCAACAAACTGCGTGAAGTAACATGGGGGGCACAGGGCCAGCTACCAACAGCGAGTCACTTTGTTATTATCCTGGCGCGCAAAAATGTACGTTATGACTCCGCTTATCTGCGCGAGCAAATGGTTGAAGTGAAGCAAATGCCGGAAGAAGTATTTAACCAGGCGCTGGGCCGCTACAGAGAATTCCAGGAGAACGATCTGAACCTGCTGGAAAGCGAACGCGCACTGTTCGACTGGGCATCCAAACAGACCTATATCGCGCTGGGCAATATGATGACAGCAGCTGCAGAGATCGGTATCGATTCCTGCCCAATCGAAGGATTCCATATGGAATCGGTAGAGAAAATCCTGAGTGATGAAGGTCTGCTGGAAAACGGCGAATTCGGCGTTAGCGTAATGGCTGCTTTTGGCTATCGCACAGACAAAGAACTTCGTCCAAAAGCAAGAAGAACCAAAGAACAAGTGGTACAGTGGATTAACTAA
- a CDS encoding VLRF1 family aeRF1-type release factor, giving the protein MGFMENWKALQKYSAQSAERFLTIYLNTEPTANTQPEWKIRLKNGFKKLAEYTQAGEDPRYLDMLMELQAKVEEKVENSRTEMKKGLIIVADSSGGLFFCEKIQTGVPNAFYFESEPHLEELQALMSRCPAAGIVQLSNDTVTVLDSLLCEINAEYYYEWDMINDEFRERPSTSTSDLKSTANKQRENYSEPWEVIRPRWIKRLTPIIERMAREHQWEEIILSGEKQIASQVKEALNSKISVHVVPKNLSNMPSQNVLQEAYAVLHS; this is encoded by the coding sequence ATGGGATTTATGGAAAATTGGAAAGCACTTCAGAAGTACTCTGCCCAATCGGCAGAACGTTTCCTGACGATCTATCTGAACACTGAGCCAACTGCCAACACCCAGCCGGAATGGAAAATACGCCTCAAGAACGGTTTCAAAAAGCTCGCCGAGTATACGCAAGCCGGAGAAGATCCGAGATATCTGGATATGCTGATGGAGCTTCAGGCCAAAGTCGAGGAAAAGGTGGAAAACAGCCGTACCGAGATGAAAAAAGGTCTGATCATCGTCGCTGATTCATCCGGAGGATTATTCTTCTGCGAAAAGATACAGACCGGTGTGCCCAATGCTTTTTATTTCGAGTCCGAGCCGCATCTGGAAGAACTGCAAGCCCTGATGTCGCGCTGCCCTGCTGCCGGTATTGTGCAGCTGAGCAATGATACCGTAACCGTTCTGGACAGTCTGCTCTGTGAAATCAATGCAGAGTATTACTATGAATGGGATATGATCAATGACGAATTCCGGGAGCGCCCGAGCACCAGTACGAGCGATCTGAAATCCACAGCCAACAAACAGCGTGAAAACTATTCTGAGCCGTGGGAAGTAATCCGCCCACGCTGGATCAAGCGCTTGACCCCGATTATTGAACGCATGGCCCGTGAGCATCAATGGGAAGAGATTATTCTCAGTGGCGAGAAGCAGATTGCTTCGCAGGTCAAGGAAGCACTAAACAGCAAAATTTCGGTGCATGTGGTACCGAAGAATCTCAGCAATATGCCTTCCCAGAATGTACTGCAGGAAGCTTACGCTGTGCTTCATAGCTGA
- a CDS encoding DUF4132 domain-containing protein, with the protein MNERYNQHLSRIESLAASVPEPLRELADSCAKLCASRYIHNQQEEIARMVQCLNDLSQDNSQEALYEPLAGVLAILTDERTADIFRYITAHTAEYPYSTGYNRRPYRTRDITLHTQRILGKMNSLIAMHGFDFDLMTMLTERNYELLGDYRFNQDALSDLIAYELDQDNTLVMQALHDIIYGDNQTALLSYDIILGILMSHRTEAYRMISELLVAARLQEGLRQSIAETLDQGTLEASMMLIDTILQHELIRYSSIVRALGTWIGIPLESANARVTRQLIHQAYEALADSSLRREWLTDENANKVLISLWATAVHEEQELYDRIQYLMDTGVRYQKIIALYVLSNSQNKELRLRIARPHLQEQDGELLYWVLDNYAYECEYTWDFVSSVTESERVLRAPRTPLLEEKADRVHDFNRIRDIYLGLSEREIRFASSVLDDITIQYSSDRLIHKLIYLAAYDMDAQLIGEILQLKDRMSADLRGTLLDYVIKDGNDPEQRQFIFASLTDKSMSNRETALKLAKTFVLTDTELRLVEDLLKLKTGSLRQSAIQLLLQQPGELLEPVVARLLGSKSELQRLAALETITELQSLPERQEQYDRLTVMAESLPHPTAKEKTLLAKLGQAAEYTSANGYGLCDPNLVEDWLKIAPATEHLDQASQVFTLEKEQIIAFLQGLNDLIHEHREHEYEVEYYSNYKETLLLGDKLQPLYYSNRAGEDENGAKELERYPLTEQWQEYLDQSGMDNLAVMQLVLYTQSERLDQSLRQLYRYFSHAMDYNQLEKHQLLEGWRGEFIRSFYPAEQMIEIRDWYDRLPYNQQIDSLLVAYLEDSRKEEVFDTAYLVLNRLMQIFPADRLQSDGGTLMLLAEPWVSFLRSRSYNEDSARRRFHTLYNFQPLDIHSISYAHLGPEDYVRMYDMGIIQENEVYKQMLVDYQARDFMRLITSSNSQYNLVNRFPSIRPLAEQAITRILDIELQRGELPTEVTPLAMAIQRIDGMKYFLSILSNLQKETFIRGYIYSYGSSTKKETFSHLLKNNYPLEGENEQTLAEMLNTYPISEKRLLEAAMYAPQWIEIIAAHLNWQGLRSAAWYFHAHINETFSAEKETIVAHYSPITPQEFNDGAFDLNWFQQAYHELGAERFKLLYDTAKYISAGANHRRSQLFADAVLGKLHLEQTRENVAAKRNKDQLLSYTLIPLSSEQRDQDIRARYEFIQQFLKESKSFGAQRRASEAAASAIALDNLARNAGYADVTRLTWDMEARKVDELLVYFEPYEIENELYVQLEIDTEGKTSLTAVKSGKPLKSVPSRLNKNEYIIKLKELKTELTDQYRRARSELERSMVNQTAFTAVEVQRLQQNPVLSPLFRFLVFRSGHQLGYINKEASMLLQPQAAGETSAESAGNGPAAHDTGSAPTGVIDYVQHPLQPEDEVFIAHPLHLYESGQWSLFQRDLIEHQFYAEQRERPDQRSREPFKQVFRELYLLNEDEKANGTVSRRYAGHQVQPNKTVALLRGRGWTVSYEEGLQKVDYRNNLIASVYAMADWFSPADTEAPTLETVQFHDRTTYKPVPLEQVPPVLFSEVMRDMDLAVSVAHVGGVDPEASLSTIEMRRAIVEESLRLMNITNVKIESNHARIEGSLGVYSVHLGSAMVYKQTAGALNIIPVHSQHRGRIFLPFMDEDPRTAEILSKIVMLAQDTKIKDPLILNQLKQ; encoded by the coding sequence ATGAATGAACGTTACAACCAGCATCTGAGCCGGATCGAGAGCCTGGCAGCCTCCGTACCGGAGCCATTACGCGAACTCGCAGACAGCTGTGCGAAACTGTGCGCCAGCAGATATATACATAACCAGCAGGAGGAGATTGCCCGGATGGTGCAGTGTCTGAATGACCTGTCGCAGGACAATTCTCAGGAAGCACTGTATGAGCCGCTGGCCGGCGTGCTGGCTATACTGACCGATGAACGAACTGCGGATATATTCCGCTATATCACTGCACATACGGCCGAATATCCCTACAGCACAGGTTATAACCGGCGCCCTTATCGGACGCGGGATATCACATTACATACACAACGCATTCTCGGCAAGATGAATTCCCTGATCGCGATGCACGGTTTTGACTTTGATCTGATGACCATGCTGACCGAGCGCAATTACGAACTGCTGGGCGACTACCGGTTTAATCAAGATGCGTTATCAGACCTGATCGCCTACGAGCTGGATCAGGATAATACGCTGGTGATGCAGGCACTGCACGATATCATTTATGGAGATAATCAGACAGCATTGCTCTCGTACGACATTATTCTGGGTATATTGATGTCGCACCGTACCGAGGCTTACCGGATGATCAGTGAGCTGCTGGTCGCTGCCAGACTGCAGGAAGGGCTGCGCCAATCTATCGCCGAGACGCTGGACCAAGGTACTCTTGAAGCCTCTATGATGCTGATAGATACTATTTTGCAGCATGAGCTGATCCGTTACAGTTCTATTGTCAGAGCTCTGGGCACCTGGATAGGCATACCGCTCGAATCGGCAAATGCAAGGGTTACCAGGCAGCTGATCCACCAGGCGTATGAAGCGCTCGCTGACAGCTCGCTTCGCCGGGAATGGCTCACCGACGAGAATGCCAACAAAGTGCTGATCAGTCTGTGGGCGACTGCTGTCCACGAAGAACAGGAACTGTACGACCGGATTCAGTATCTGATGGATACCGGTGTCCGTTACCAGAAGATTATCGCCCTGTATGTGCTCAGCAACAGCCAGAACAAGGAGCTGCGTCTGCGTATAGCTCGCCCTCATCTGCAGGAGCAGGATGGAGAGCTGCTGTACTGGGTACTGGATAACTATGCCTATGAATGCGAATATACGTGGGATTTTGTCAGCAGCGTTACCGAATCGGAGCGTGTGCTGCGTGCTCCCCGGACTCCTTTGCTGGAAGAAAAAGCAGATCGGGTGCACGATTTCAATCGCATCCGGGATATTTATCTGGGATTATCCGAGCGCGAGATTCGCTTTGCCTCCAGCGTGCTGGATGATATTACAATCCAGTATTCGTCTGACCGGCTGATCCATAAGCTGATCTATCTGGCTGCCTATGACATGGATGCCCAGCTGATCGGCGAGATTCTGCAGCTCAAGGATCGGATGAGCGCAGATCTGCGCGGTACCCTGCTCGATTATGTGATCAAGGACGGTAATGATCCCGAGCAGCGCCAATTTATTTTTGCCTCCCTGACCGACAAAAGTATGTCCAATCGGGAAACCGCGCTCAAGCTGGCCAAAACCTTTGTCTTAACCGATACGGAACTTCGGCTGGTCGAGGATCTGCTCAAGCTCAAGACAGGATCTCTTCGTCAGAGTGCGATTCAGCTGCTGCTGCAACAGCCCGGAGAACTGCTAGAACCTGTTGTTGCGCGACTGCTGGGCAGCAAAAGCGAACTCCAGCGGCTCGCTGCACTGGAAACGATCACTGAGCTGCAGAGCCTTCCCGAGCGCCAGGAGCAGTATGATCGGCTAACCGTGATGGCCGAGTCTCTTCCCCATCCGACTGCCAAGGAGAAAACACTGCTGGCGAAGCTGGGACAGGCAGCCGAATATACATCAGCAAATGGCTATGGCCTATGCGATCCGAATCTGGTCGAGGACTGGCTGAAAATCGCTCCTGCTACAGAACATCTGGATCAAGCTAGCCAGGTATTCACGCTGGAGAAAGAGCAGATCATAGCTTTTCTCCAGGGACTGAACGATCTGATCCATGAGCACCGCGAGCATGAATATGAAGTGGAATATTACAGTAATTACAAAGAAACCCTGCTGCTGGGCGATAAACTACAACCGCTGTATTACAGCAATCGGGCTGGCGAGGACGAGAACGGCGCGAAAGAACTGGAACGCTATCCGCTGACCGAACAATGGCAGGAGTATCTGGATCAGAGCGGTATGGACAATCTGGCTGTGATGCAGCTCGTTCTGTATACACAGTCGGAACGTCTCGATCAGAGTCTACGGCAGCTATATCGGTATTTCTCCCATGCTATGGATTACAACCAGCTGGAGAAGCACCAGCTGCTGGAAGGCTGGCGCGGTGAGTTTATCCGTTCCTTTTACCCTGCCGAGCAAATGATCGAGATCCGCGATTGGTATGATCGCCTGCCGTACAATCAGCAGATCGACAGCCTACTGGTCGCTTATCTGGAAGACAGCCGCAAGGAAGAGGTATTCGATACCGCTTATCTAGTACTGAACCGGCTAATGCAGATTTTCCCGGCTGATCGCCTGCAGTCGGACGGCGGTACATTGATGCTGCTGGCCGAGCCATGGGTCAGCTTCCTGCGCAGTCGTTCGTATAACGAAGATTCCGCCCGCCGCCGCTTCCATACGCTGTATAATTTTCAGCCGCTGGATATTCATTCGATTTCCTATGCTCATCTTGGACCTGAAGATTACGTCCGAATGTACGATATGGGCATTATTCAGGAGAATGAAGTGTACAAACAGATGCTGGTCGACTATCAGGCACGCGATTTTATGCGTCTGATCACCAGTTCGAACAGCCAGTATAATCTGGTGAACCGTTTCCCGAGTATTCGTCCACTTGCCGAACAGGCTATTACACGTATTCTGGACATCGAGCTGCAGCGTGGAGAGCTGCCGACCGAGGTTACCCCTCTGGCTATGGCGATCCAGCGCATCGACGGTATGAAGTATTTTCTGTCCATTCTATCGAATCTGCAAAAGGAAACCTTTATACGTGGTTATATTTACAGCTATGGCAGTTCTACCAAGAAAGAAACATTCAGTCATCTGTTGAAAAACAACTATCCACTGGAAGGCGAGAATGAACAGACGCTCGCCGAAATGCTGAACACCTACCCGATCAGCGAGAAGCGACTGCTGGAAGCAGCCATGTATGCACCGCAGTGGATCGAGATTATCGCTGCCCATCTGAACTGGCAGGGACTACGCAGTGCAGCCTGGTACTTCCACGCGCATATTAATGAGACATTCTCTGCCGAAAAGGAAACGATCGTGGCCCACTATTCGCCGATCACTCCGCAGGAGTTCAACGATGGTGCGTTCGATCTGAACTGGTTCCAGCAGGCTTATCACGAGCTGGGCGCAGAGCGATTCAAACTGCTGTACGATACAGCCAAATACATCTCGGCAGGCGCCAATCACCGACGCAGTCAGCTGTTCGCCGATGCGGTGCTGGGCAAACTCCATCTGGAGCAGACGCGTGAGAACGTCGCAGCCAAGCGGAACAAGGATCAATTGCTGTCCTACACGCTAATCCCACTGTCATCCGAGCAGCGAGATCAGGATATTCGTGCACGGTACGAATTTATACAGCAATTCCTTAAGGAAAGCAAAAGCTTCGGTGCCCAGCGCCGTGCGAGTGAAGCTGCTGCTTCTGCGATTGCGCTGGATAATCTGGCACGCAATGCCGGGTATGCCGATGTTACCCGACTCACCTGGGATATGGAAGCACGCAAAGTGGATGAACTGCTCGTTTATTTTGAACCGTACGAGATCGAGAATGAACTGTATGTCCAGCTGGAGATTGATACCGAAGGCAAAACCAGCCTCACCGCTGTCAAAAGCGGCAAGCCGCTCAAATCCGTACCTTCTCGTCTGAACAAAAACGAATACATTATCAAGCTCAAAGAACTGAAAACCGAGCTGACCGACCAGTATCGGCGGGCCCGCAGTGAACTGGAGCGCTCCATGGTGAATCAAACTGCCTTTACAGCGGTAGAAGTACAACGACTGCAGCAGAATCCGGTACTATCGCCATTGTTCCGTTTTCTGGTGTTCCGCAGCGGACACCAGCTCGGCTATATTAACAAAGAAGCTTCCATGCTGCTGCAACCGCAGGCAGCCGGAGAGACTTCTGCTGAATCTGCTGGCAACGGCCCGGCTGCCCACGATACCGGCTCTGCTCCGACCGGCGTAATCGATTATGTCCAGCATCCGCTGCAGCCGGAGGATGAAGTGTTTATCGCTCATCCGCTTCATCTGTACGAGAGCGGACAGTGGTCACTGTTCCAGCGTGATCTGATCGAGCACCAATTTTATGCAGAGCAGCGTGAACGACCGGATCAGCGCAGCCGTGAGCCTTTCAAGCAGGTTTTCCGGGAGCTGTATTTGTTAAATGAGGATGAAAAAGCCAATGGTACCGTATCCCGCCGCTATGCCGGCCATCAGGTGCAGCCGAACAAGACGGTAGCCCTGCTGCGCGGACGCGGCTGGACAGTCAGCTATGAAGAAGGACTGCAAAAGGTCGATTACCGGAATAACCTGATCGCCAGCGTCTATGCGATGGCAGACTGGTTCTCTCCGGCAGATACGGAAGCTCCTACGCTGGAGACGGTACAGTTCCACGACCGAACGACCTACAAACCAGTACCTCTCGAACAGGTTCCACCTGTACTGTTCTCCGAGGTTATGCGGGATATGGATCTGGCAGTGAGTGTCGCCCATGTGGGCGGTGTTGATCCGGAAGCCAGCCTGTCCACGATAGAGATGCGCCGCGCGATCGTGGAAGAGTCGCTGCGCCTGATGAATATTACCAATGTGAAGATCGAGTCCAACCATGCGCGAATTGAAGGCAGTCTTGGTGTCTATAGTGTCCATCTGGGCAGTGCAATGGTATACAAGCAGACTGCAGGTGCACTGAATATTATTCCGGTACATTCCCAGCATCGCGGCCGGATTTTCCTGCCTTTCATGGATGAAGATCCACGTACCGCCGAGATTCTTTCCAAAATCGTCATGCTGGCCCAGGATACCAAGATCAAAGATCCACTGATCCTGAACCAGCTGAAGCAATAA
- a CDS encoding ROK family protein translates to MVKHIKGIPSVKKAVYDLIASRRDIAKADIMEHFRLTSSSLTRLLDEMTREGWIMESGFGQSTGGRRPILYQINAGARYILGLDISRIYSVLGLYDMEMKPLELLRWNMDEQMTPQRLVEHVGRQTHELLLRHQLDREQVIGMGVGAVGPLSREQGRILNPLYFAAPGWNDVPLRSWLEEATGLPVILENGANTALIGEHWMVRSENIRHMLYVHIGTGLRSAMMSNGRIVHGAVDMEGSIGQMIIQTDGPRLHGSGNYGALEAFASVQAVEQQVRARSKMSREQWTGGSLALKPEAINFATIVQALDSGNEYVREIFAQSAAYMGIGLANLINVLHPEHIILGGVMISANDLFYNTAIAVAEQNIYYSDSYQPEFSRGILQETAVSTGAAVMVWNEMEI, encoded by the coding sequence ATGGTAAAGCACATCAAAGGGATACCCTCTGTCAAAAAAGCGGTCTATGATCTGATCGCTTCCCGGCGGGATATTGCCAAAGCGGATATTATGGAGCATTTTCGGCTGACAAGTAGCAGCCTGACCCGTCTGCTGGACGAGATGACGCGTGAAGGCTGGATTATGGAATCCGGCTTTGGGCAGTCTACAGGCGGTCGGCGGCCGATTTTGTATCAAATCAATGCCGGTGCACGGTATATTCTGGGACTGGATATTTCGCGGATCTATTCGGTGCTGGGTCTGTACGATATGGAGATGAAGCCGCTGGAGCTACTGCGCTGGAATATGGATGAGCAGATGACTCCGCAGCGGCTGGTTGAACATGTGGGACGGCAGACGCATGAACTGCTGCTCCGCCATCAGCTGGACCGGGAACAGGTTATCGGTATGGGCGTGGGCGCGGTAGGTCCACTCAGCCGCGAACAGGGACGTATTCTGAATCCGCTCTATTTCGCGGCGCCGGGCTGGAATGATGTGCCGCTGCGCAGCTGGCTGGAGGAAGCGACCGGTCTGCCCGTGATTCTGGAAAATGGAGCCAATACAGCGCTGATCGGCGAACACTGGATGGTACGAAGCGAGAATATCCGGCATATGCTGTATGTACATATAGGGACAGGTCTGCGCTCGGCGATGATGTCCAACGGCCGGATCGTGCATGGAGCCGTGGATATGGAAGGTTCGATCGGGCAGATGATTATTCAGACAGATGGTCCGCGTCTGCATGGTAGCGGCAATTACGGTGCGCTGGAAGCTTTTGCCTCGGTGCAGGCGGTAGAGCAGCAGGTTCGTGCACGCAGCAAGATGAGCCGGGAGCAGTGGACCGGAGGCAGTCTGGCGCTGAAGCCGGAAGCGATCAATTTTGCTACGATTGTACAGGCGCTGGACTCCGGTAATGAGTACGTACGCGAGATTTTTGCACAATCTGCTGCTTATATGGGGATAGGGCTCGCCAATCTGATCAATGTGCTGCATCCCGAGCATATTATTCTGGGCGGCGTGATGATTAGTGCCAATGATCTGTTTTACAATACAGCGATAGCGGTAGCCGAGCAGAATATCTATTATTCGGATAGCTACCAGCCGGAATTTTCACGCGGGATTCTGCAGGAGACAGCGGTCTCGACCGGTGCTGCGGTGATGGTATGGAATGAGATGGAGATTTGA
- a CDS encoding NAD(P)-dependent oxidoreductase produces the protein MKIAIIGATGKAGSRIAEEALSRGHEVTAFVRSAGKVQNDQLNVVEKEVTDLTTADVQDFEVLVNAFGTPDAEQHVVVGRHLIDILKGASNTRLIVVGGAGSLYVDDAHTTRLVDTPDFPDAYKPTATNQGKNLEDLKQSSGIQWTFVSPGAFFDPAGPRTGTYTLAGEQLTVNSEGNSYSSYADYAIAIVDEAEKAAHVNERISVVTEAK, from the coding sequence ATGAAAATCGCAATTATCGGAGCAACAGGCAAAGCAGGATCACGTATCGCCGAGGAAGCATTGAGCAGAGGACATGAAGTTACCGCATTTGTACGCAGCGCAGGCAAAGTACAAAATGACCAACTGAACGTGGTAGAAAAAGAAGTAACGGATCTGACAACAGCAGATGTACAGGATTTCGAAGTACTGGTGAATGCATTCGGTACACCGGATGCCGAGCAGCATGTCGTCGTAGGCCGTCATTTGATCGATATTCTGAAAGGCGCATCCAATACCCGTCTGATCGTTGTTGGCGGCGCAGGCAGTCTGTATGTGGATGATGCGCATACGACTCGCCTCGTAGACACACCGGACTTCCCAGATGCCTACAAACCAACAGCAACCAACCAGGGCAAAAACCTGGAAGACCTCAAACAATCGTCCGGCATCCAATGGACATTTGTCAGCCCGGGTGCATTCTTTGACCCTGCAGGCCCACGTACCGGCACGTACACGCTGGCGGGTGAGCAGCTGACAGTGAACAGCGAAGGCAATAGCTACTCCAGCTATGCAGACTATGCAATTGCTATCGTAGATGAAGCGGAAAAAGCTGCTCATGTGAACGAGCGCATCAGTGTAGTTACCGAAGCGAAGTAA
- a CDS encoding NAD(P)-dependent oxidoreductase, with product MKNLAWIGTGHMGLPMARNLLKAGHPVHVYNRTADKAAPLQEDGAVLHSTPGEAAAEAEVVFIMLTKGDAVAEVLNGEQGILAQTRPGTLIINMSTISPGEARKLAQQTQQAGAVYLDAPVSGSVAPAQQGQLVILAGGSAEAVQDAQPYFDILGKHTIHFGEVGAGSSAKLSINLMLGITMQGISEALVIGEQAGLKREQLIEMIGQSAVATPMLNAKKDMLLNEDFPAAFMISLLSKDLGLLMDEARRDGIDLPLAAAADRTFAEAKQNGKADMDMAAIWLELQERSRK from the coding sequence ATGAAAAATCTCGCATGGATCGGCACAGGACATATGGGTCTGCCGATGGCCCGCAATCTGTTAAAGGCGGGACACCCCGTTCATGTCTATAATCGCACAGCCGACAAGGCTGCTCCGCTGCAGGAGGATGGTGCCGTGCTGCATTCTACTCCAGGAGAGGCAGCTGCTGAGGCAGAAGTTGTCTTTATTATGCTGACCAAGGGAGATGCGGTCGCCGAGGTGCTGAATGGCGAGCAAGGCATTCTCGCCCAGACTCGTCCTGGCACGCTGATTATCAATATGAGTACGATCAGCCCCGGCGAAGCTCGGAAGCTGGCACAACAGACGCAGCAAGCAGGTGCGGTCTATCTGGATGCGCCGGTATCTGGATCGGTCGCTCCGGCACAGCAGGGACAGCTCGTGATTCTGGCGGGCGGAAGCGCAGAGGCTGTACAGGATGCACAGCCGTATTTTGATATTCTCGGCAAGCATACGATTCATTTTGGCGAGGTTGGTGCAGGCAGCTCGGCCAAGCTGTCGATTAATCTGATGCTGGGTATCACGATGCAGGGAATCAGCGAAGCGCTCGTCATCGGTGAGCAGGCTGGATTAAAGCGTGAACAGCTGATCGAAATGATCGGCCAGTCTGCTGTAGCCACTCCAATGCTCAATGCCAAAAAAGACATGCTGCTGAACGAAGATTTCCCTGCTGCATTTATGATCAGCCTGCTGTCCAAAGACCTCGGTCTGCTCATGGACGAAGCGCGCCGCGACGGAATCGATCTGCCGCTCGCCGCTGCTGCCGACCGTACCTTTGCCGAAGCCAAGCAAAACGGCAAAGCCGATATGGATATGGCTGCGATCTGGCTGGAACTGCAGGAACGCAGCCGGAAATAA
- a CDS encoding BtrH N-terminal domain-containing protein — MKKVIAGFTPYPGEHCETTAIGNLLQHAGVHLSEPMLFGLGQGLGFIYWDSKAMDFPFIGGRVKPDVLTANLAACLDLNINIQETSSVDKAWQNVQRHIEQGTPVGLKLDSYYLDYFTNKVHFAGHYAVLYGFDDEYAYMADTEQQGTHAQTRLTSLAMARNVKGFMSSRNRSFTLDPVSKLPPLAPVLRKSLTQNAQDYLNPPIRNIGNKGIVKMSREILNWFARSSNIEQDLCLTALLMERAGTGGALFRNLYRDFLKECIDLLEEPHIEQAYHLFADIAPLWVSVSAAIDRAGRMEDDQELLRASQLLLEIADKERTAMELLL, encoded by the coding sequence ATGAAAAAAGTAATTGCAGGGTTCACTCCTTATCCAGGTGAACATTGCGAGACAACGGCTATCGGCAATCTGCTGCAGCATGCCGGAGTTCATCTGTCCGAGCCTATGCTGTTTGGACTCGGGCAAGGTCTGGGATTCATCTACTGGGACTCGAAAGCGATGGATTTCCCCTTTATCGGAGGAAGGGTCAAGCCGGACGTACTCACTGCCAATCTTGCTGCCTGTCTGGATCTAAATATTAACATTCAAGAAACATCGTCTGTCGACAAAGCTTGGCAGAATGTACAACGTCATATTGAACAAGGGACTCCGGTCGGGCTGAAATTAGACTCTTACTACCTGGATTATTTTACGAATAAGGTTCATTTTGCCGGGCATTATGCAGTGCTCTATGGATTCGATGACGAATATGCCTATATGGCAGATACCGAGCAACAGGGAACACATGCACAGACACGCTTGACCAGTTTGGCTATGGCCCGAAATGTCAAAGGATTCATGAGCTCCCGCAATCGTTCTTTTACCCTTGATCCTGTCAGTAAGCTGCCTCCGCTTGCGCCTGTTCTGCGCAAATCCTTGACCCAAAATGCACAAGACTATCTAAACCCGCCTATTCGCAATATTGGCAATAAGGGGATCGTCAAAATGAGCAGGGAAATCCTGAACTGGTTTGCCCGCAGCAGCAATATCGAACAGGATCTGTGCCTGACTGCCTTGTTAATGGAGCGGGCAGGAACCGGTGGTGCTTTGTTCCGCAACTTGTACCGGGACTTTTTAAAAGAGTGCATCGATCTTCTGGAAGAACCCCACATTGAACAGGCTTACCATTTATTTGCTGATATTGCTCCGCTATGGGTCAGCGTTTCTGCAGCGATCGACCGAGCAGGCCGCATGGAAGATGATCAGGAGTTGTTACGAGCGTCACAACTGTTACTGGAGATCGCGGATAAAGAACGAACTGCCATGGAGTTACTGCTGTAA